ATTGCAATGAAATTATATGTATTCTATAAATTACTTTTGAAAAGCAAAATGATAACCAACTTACTATTTATGGCCTTGCTTCCCATTTAGATACGTATACATTTCCAATATATTTCGAGCTAGTTTTGCTTCCTAGTTCCTACGAATAGAACTCTCATCACAATGTCAACTGGGTGTATTTCCAATATATTTCGAGCTAGTTTTGCTTCCTAGTTCCTACGAATAGAACTCTCATCACAATGTCAACTGTACACCCAGTTGACATTGTGATGAGATGGGTTGACACCCATCTTTCTAAGTAAGCTATCTACACTGTCTAATATCTTAAATATGTTTGGGGAAAACTAGGTGGGACATAGTCTATAGAGGATTAGGAAATCCCTCATTACCCTACCCATGGGAATCTCCACTCCGCCttctataaaggcaatcatgaggaTGACGATGGCCTCAGTTGGTCTCTTGGTGTATCACTCCCCTAAACGACAATGTTCTAACTCAACCCTAGTAGGAATATTGTATCTAGCCCTCAAGGTTTCCTTATTTTAAAGAGTATTCACCAAGCTAGCAAACTTACCCATCCCAAAAagtgaaagaacaaaaaaaaatataataatggaAAGAGGGAATTATATCCTAAGTATGAACTTAAGGTAACTTACGAGAGTAGAAAGCTAGGCTCCTTAGGCAAACTCTTTGAGGGACAGGTGATTTTCTCTAAAAGTGAAGCGAGCTATCTTCACACCCCTTTATATAAGGGTAAAAAGAGAGCAATAATTTTCCCGCCCATTAATTTGGTAAAATCTCAGCCGTTGGATCTCCATCACATCGTAGAACGTGGGGGACACGCAGCCACTTGCTACATTAACTGCCACATTAAGGATACTGAAGTGTCAAGAACGTGTAAGGGACAGGTGAAAACACACTTCTACATGGTAACACATCCAAAACGTGCCAACCTCCTACCTCTTTCCAAAACCCCACTCCCTCAAATGGCAAAGAGAGTGGAGTTTTGGGGGGTTAATGTGGGAGGGTGAGGCTCGAAGGAGGAATATTACCAAGCAGGTCCGACCCGAGGAGAAAGTGGGCCCTGCTTCTCACTAGCCCTGGCCCAACACATTGATAAGAGCCCCGATGTTGAAACTGAGGAAACGGATCGCTAGAGGAAACTGAGGAAACGGATCGCTAGAGGAGCCCAAGGAGCGAACACTCCTCAGAGGACTGTAGATAAGCTACTTAGGCCAGAAGATTGGAGACCGAGGAAAGAATTTGAGACGTGCAAGTAAAGAAGATGGGAAATTTCTAAGTAAAGTACCCATCACCTTCACATTCAATACACTGCACCAATTCAGTTGGTCGCATTAATGACAGAATGACTCTTGAACAGTACCTTTACAGCTTGCAGCATACTCTAATGGAACAAGCAcccaaattaaaactaataatcaTACAAGTGGAGGGTTGGAATGCACTTCAAGTAGctatataaaattgattaacAAAGACCATGGGCCTCCAAGGCTATGAATCATGCGAGGTAGTGCCAGGCAGGTAATAGGATACGTTTTAAGAAATGATTGATGTGACACTCATGCAACATTACATTGTTATAATtagtatagataaaataaataaataattggttaggtgcaattttttttttttttttttatgaacagaAAATTTTATTAGGTATATAAATACACCTAGCgtagaaacacaacaaaaagaaaggaGATTATACAGCATGAAACACATGCTGTATAATCTAAGTAATTGGTTAGGTTCATGATTCAAATGCACgacaattatttatttgtgtcGAGCAGGGTAGTTCAAAATGATTGAAATGAGATCTAAATTTGATTCTAATGGGGTCTATCTGCCAATTACTTGATTAAAAAACGAGGACACATGACCATTACTTGATTAAATTTGGTTCAAAAGCCTTTAATTGTGCGATTGATTCTGCCGACAAACTTTGATTGATTCGAGAGAAAATGTAGACTCTGACCCACTCTTATAGGACATGCATGCGCATGTGCCTATTGCAATGATATTATATGTGATCTATAAAGTAAGTTTTGAATAGCAAAATGATGTACCTAACTTAGTATTTATACTAATGCCCTTGCTTCCCATTTAGGTATACATTTCCAATATATTCCGAGCTTGTTTTGCTTTCTAGTTTCCACCAATAGAATTCTCTTCTTCCAAAATGAACCAGAACCATGGTATAACGTGTAACGGGCCAGAAGAGTATTGGTCTGATCCAAAAACCCATGAAAAATACAAAGAGATCATCTCAACCACGCCACAAAGAAAGGGTATTTGGGTAGCGGATCTCCATCAGCATGAAGGTTTTTGGTGGAGTGCATACAGTTTAAAAGGAGTCTTGCGGGCTCAAGACCACTTCATGCCACAACCCAACAATGTGATCTTGAGTAGTGCTCCAAAATCTGGCACAACTTGGCTAAAGGCTTTGAGTTTTGCAGTTATGACGCGATCTCATTTTGATGAGCCTGCAAGCCCTTTACTCACCAGACTAGCTCATGATTGTGTTCCCTTCTTGGAGACTGAAGTTCGCTCAAACCCACAAAATTTAGATCTAGATGTTCCACTTTTGGCAACACACATTCCCTACACTTCCTTGCCAAAATCTGTTATAGATTCTGGTTGTAAAATTGTCTACATATGCAGGGATCCAAAAGATGTATTTGTGTCTCTTTGGCACTTTGTTCGCAAGATGAATCCTAAGGCCACGGATGCCTCAGCCTCGAAAGATCTGCATTTGGAGGACGcatttgagtttttttgtgAAGGATTTTCTTCATTTGGACCATATTGGGATCATGTATTAGGGTATTGGAGAGCAAGTTTGGAATCACCAGAGAAGGTACTATTTCTGAAGTATGAAGATTTGAAAAATGACACTATATCCTGTATAAAGAAACTAGCTCAATTCATGGGTTACCCTTTTTCCTCGGATGAAGAACAAAAAGGTATGGTGCATAAGATTGTAAGCCTATGTAGTTTTGAGAACTTGTCTAGTTTAGAGGTGAATAAAAGTGGAATCACGCAAGTTGGAACCAACTTCTTGTCGTTAAAAAATAGCTCATTTTTTAGGAAAGGTGAAGTTGGAGATTGGAAGAATCATCTTAAACTTGAAATGGCAGTGCGTCTCGATCAAATAACTGAGGAAAAGCTTAAAGGTTCAGGCTTGACGTTTCACTTCTCATCTAATGCATGAACTGGCGGTCTACACTCTTTCATGGCTTCCATCAAATTAGTTGAGTATGGCGACTTAATAAAATGTGGCACAAAGGCTTGTTTTAGCTTGTCAAACACAATGGAGTATtatcattttggtgtaaggacgCATTCATAGGTTAATAAATTGAGGCTAGCTGATTCCAGTGAGTGTTACATGAtgtattaatgtatttttttagtgtCTTTTAATTGTTGTTACTTAAGATTGCAAGGTCATGTATAATCTTGACCCTCaataccattatttttttttcttttgttctttggCTTAGTTTTGAAGATTAATGTGATTTGGTTAACATCGGGACTAATGACTTCTGCAATAGGGAACACATAATTGAAAATACCCTACAAACGAAATAAAGGAAGAAAGCAGAGCACCAACTTGCAATTTTACTCTGTTTCAGCTCGCATTGATACCACATGTTGGCACTTGTATTGTATGTCGATAAGCATTAAGCAAGACCTTTCAGGTCCCTACAAAAGCGTTGAAGATCGAACCTTAAGATTGAGGGATCCATCTGACTTTTAGAGCATACGCTGTGTTGACAGCAAATTTGACCATGCAATGCAATAGCAAATGTTGTCTGTAAACGCAAGGCTCCTGTGTTCTTTGCAATGCTCATGTGATAGCTATGTAACAAGTAATTGATTGCACCCAAGAGCCAAGTGTAGAAGATTATTGGGGCATCAATGCATCATGGATTCCTCTCGTAAGCACTAGTTCAAAGCTCTAGTGCCGCATCCTGAACAGATCTGGGAACAGGGTGtagtgatttttaattttttttttcttttgggaacAAATTTGGCAGAATGACAGATATGAGTTTGGTCgaataaaacaacaataaatgtgAAAGAACGGAAGCAATTGACCACAAGAAAGACCatgtgaaaatttgaaatagtaTGGAACATCAAGAAAatataagaaggaaaaaatagaaaagattaAAGTGCTTCAGTCACTAAGACCCACATCCACACCACCAAAGGccaaaaaactatattttaaaTTCACTGGATTTGATAACACATTACAAGGGCATATTTATAATGGGATTtcatataaaagttaaaaataatttgaatttgaattgcaTATTAATTGTCTAAATCCCATGATATCTCTAGCAGTTAATCTCataattttctcttcaaatcaATGTCCTGATTTTGTCTTCTTTGACCTGGAAGGTGAAATATActttccaatatatatatatatatataaagatatagAAAGTTGTCAAAACTGCAATCTAGATTGTAGATCGATCCCATGATAGATATTGggttgaaaattattttattctgttttagcttaggctttttgtttgggttttataattttatcagtGTCCTCTTCTCGTTTATTTAGGAGTTTGCTTCATTTATGATTGCATATCTTGCTTCTTTTGAGCATGCCTTTGGCTCTTTGTAATTTTAGTTTGTATTTCTCAGTAATTCTGATTggtataattattattatttttttttttttgagaaagtgatTGGTATTACTTGAGTGCAAAGTTGTATCTTGGTGTATAGTTGGTCTTGTTGTAGCTTAATTTGGTACGTAAACATTTATTTAACTTCTTGgataaatctatatatatttaaaagtttatGCGTAActttattattactatatttatattGCATCATCTCATCCATCACGTCATTTACTACataatcattttctttcttatttaatttttattcttgaattttgttgacaatattaaaatattaattttttttagaatatattaaatatataaatagattggCTTTAGATATTGATCTTGGGTagttttaactttatatataactttgcatttacacattcatctactttaatttaaatGTTTATAACTAAGCAATAAAATCAATGAAGAatctaaaaccaaaaacaatgtcTATACAtatctatctatactattatataataatggaagttttaaaataaattttacaaaactctTTTTGTGTCATGTCATTAGcaaccttttttaaaaaaaaaaaaattttgcaatttttttgcaatttttactttgtttaacctttcatcttcttcaactaTTGTCTTCTTAGTTCAATTTTTCATCTTCTCCAATCATGGCttcttaaattttacatttgatttcctttataaatttttaaattttctcctttatatttttataaattctatGATTTCACTTTTTTAAACCTTTCATCTACTTCCACCCTTCCAAC
The sequence above is drawn from the Castanea sativa cultivar Marrone di Chiusa Pesio chromosome 5, ASM4071231v1 genome and encodes:
- the LOC142636604 gene encoding flavonol sulfotransferase-like, which produces MNQNHGITCNGPEEYWSDPKTHEKYKEIISTTPQRKGIWVADLHQHEGFWWSAYSLKGVLRAQDHFMPQPNNVILSSAPKSGTTWLKALSFAVMTRSHFDEPASPLLTRLAHDCVPFLETEVRSNPQNLDLDVPLLATHIPYTSLPKSVIDSGCKIVYICRDPKDVFVSLWHFVRKMNPKATDASASKDLHLEDAFEFFCEGFSSFGPYWDHVLGYWRASLESPEKVLFLKYEDLKNDTISCIKKLAQFMGYPFSSDEEQKGMVHKIVSLCSFENLSSLEVNKSGITQVGTNFLSLKNSSFFRKGEVGDWKNHLKLEMAVRLDQITEEKLKGSGLTFHFSSNA